The Alteromonas mediterranea DE genome contains the following window.
GTGATAAGCGCGATGCTATAATTCGAAAAGCTGCGTTGGTTAGCGCTTTGGAGATTTTAAAAAAAGGCTGAACACAATTTGTGCTCAGCCTTTTTTCTGCGCTAGGTGTTATTATTTTTTTTAAGCAAGTACTGCTTTTAATGCTTTAACGCAAGCATCTGTTTCTGCGGGCGTGCCTACGCTGATGCGCGACCATGAGTCATAACCGGGCCATGTGCGCCCTACAACCTTTATGCCTTGGGCTTTCATTTTTTCCGCGAATTTATCGTGCGGCATGCCCGTATCCATGTAAATGAAATTACCTTGAGGGTTCGGCGCATAAGGCTGCTTCAATTCTTTAGCTACGTTTACTAATTTGTCACGCTCGGTTTTAATCCGTGAACGCATGGTATTTAGGTTTGCATGGTCGTCCATACTTGCCATACCTGCCACGAGTGCCAAGTAGTTCACACCGCCCATTCGCAACATACCGCCCATGGTTTTAGCTTGCTCAGACGGCATTATGGCATAACCTAAGCGCTGGCCTGCCATGGCGTGAATTTTCGAAAACGTACGGCAAATTACCACGTTGTGCCCCTCTGCGACTAGCTTCGATTGCACATTAGCCGGGTAAGCATCAGACATTTCAATGTAGGCTTCATCAATAAATACCTGTGCTTTTTTCGACACGCGTTTTGCAAAAGCGGTAAGTTTGGCTGCATCTACCACGCTACCCGTCGGGTTGTTCGGGTTGCACACGTAAACCGCAGTGGTATCTTCAGTTACCGCTGCTTCAATTGCATCTAAATCGAAAGTCATATCGGCAGCAAGGGGTACGTAAGTAACATCGGCGCCCATAAATTCAGCGCCTCGCGGTACACCTTCGTAAGTGGCCATAGACGTTACCAGCTTATTACCGTTTTTCGTGATCCAGTCGGCATAACCAAATAATATAGGTGAAGAACCGTTCGTGATAACGATTTGATCGGCAGAGACACCCTCTTGTTTGGCAATTTTCTGCGCTAACACTTCAACCGTAGCATCGGTATAGCGAGCAAGATTCAAAAGCTCACTTTGCATGGCTTTTGCCGCTTTTTTAGACGGGCCAAACGCATTTTCATTCGACGATAAACGAACAAGACCGTCATTTACATTAGGGGTTGCAGATGGAAAGTGTTCGGTTGGCATACCGGCCGCTCGTAGGTCGCCCATAATACTGTCGACACTCGTCGTTAGCGCTACCGCACCTGCTCCTAAGCCCACTGATTTTAACCAATTACGACGTGAAGAATTCACCGAGGTTTGTTGTACGTTTTTATTCATATTTCGCTCTGCCTTCCATCTAGATTCTCTTTAGACTAAAGGCTTAATTTTGGGTGCGCAATAGCGGAAAACACCTAACCCATTGAGCCAAATGCACTTTTTGCGTGCATGAAACGCACTAAAATTGACAACATAAGAAGTTTTAACGTGTTAAGCCGGTACATAACGGTGCAGTGTTCTCGGAACCAGTTTACTGTTTGCGATGAATGACATTTTTTACAGTCCCAGCTGCCGCCTCAAGCTACTCTCATTTGGTGGTATCTCCAATACTCAGTATTGGATAACTAAACGTAAACCATCTGCTCAAATACCGAGTAAGAATCACTACAACACATGATTTATTCACTTACTTTGTACAACAGGAGTTAAACATGGCTAAGGATCACGGTAATCAAATTAAGAACGATGACACGTATGAGGCACTTCGTGACGAGGGCTACAGTAAAGAAAAGTCTGCACGTATCGCTAATGCACAGGCAAATAGTCAGCAAACGCCGTCTAAAGATGGTGGTAAAGCCAATAAATACGAAGAACGCACCAAAGATGAGCTGTATCAAAAAGCCAAAGAAGTAGGTATCGAAGGTCGCTCTACGATGAGCAAAGACGAGTTAATCGATGCACTGCGCAATCATTGATGCGCTTAGCACAACATTTCCAGCGAAGGCCGCACGCAGGAATTATAGCTTCCTGATAGCTTAGCGAAGAACAACCTCTGCCTGGTGCATTATTGTTTAAATTGCTGAGCTTAGGGAAATGCCCCATCGCTTCAACAAACTCATGAAATTCGTTCATGCAAAAATGAAATTAAGTCATTTTTATTCATAAATAAAACAGCGTATAACGTACTCATTGCTTTTACAGCATTGACGATACTCAGTTTAACTTTAGGAATAGAAGCGCATTCTCATGAACAAAAACGTGAACACTGAATTTTCATTTACCATTAACAGCGTTAAGTTTAATGAAGATTATCGCCCTTCAGATAACACGCGTATTACCACTAACTTTGCAAACCTAGCCCGCGGAGAGCGCCGTAAGGAGAACCTACGGGACGCCCTAAGCATGATTAATAATCGCTTCAATGCATTAGCTAGCTGGGATAATTTAAGTGGCGATCGGTATTCTGTTGAACTGGAAATTATATCTGTAGATATTGATGTAGAAGGTAATGGCAACACCTTTCCTACTATCGAAATATTGCAAACCA
Protein-coding sequences here:
- a CDS encoding pyridoxal phosphate-dependent aminotransferase is translated as MNKNVQQTSVNSSRRNWLKSVGLGAGAVALTTSVDSIMGDLRAAGMPTEHFPSATPNVNDGLVRLSSNENAFGPSKKAAKAMQSELLNLARYTDATVEVLAQKIAKQEGVSADQIVITNGSSPILFGYADWITKNGNKLVTSMATYEGVPRGAEFMGADVTYVPLAADMTFDLDAIEAAVTEDTTAVYVCNPNNPTGSVVDAAKLTAFAKRVSKKAQVFIDEAYIEMSDAYPANVQSKLVAEGHNVVICRTFSKIHAMAGQRLGYAIMPSEQAKTMGGMLRMGGVNYLALVAGMASMDDHANLNTMRSRIKTERDKLVNVAKELKQPYAPNPQGNFIYMDTGMPHDKFAEKMKAQGIKVVGRTWPGYDSWSRISVGTPAETDACVKALKAVLA
- a CDS encoding DUF7218 family protein — encoded protein: MAKDHGNQIKNDDTYEALRDEGYSKEKSARIANAQANSQQTPSKDGGKANKYEERTKDELYQKAKEVGIEGRSTMSKDELIDALRNH